CAGTATACCATAAGTCGCATACAGTATAAATTCAGTATACCATAAGTCGCATTGAGCTTATATTCAGTATACCATAAGTCGCATAGAGTTTAAATTCAGTATACCATAAGTCGCATAGAGTTTAAATTCAGTATACCATAAGTCGCATAGAGTTTATATTCAGTACCCTAATCGCCAAACAACAGTGGCAGTATGTGTAGTAAGGCTCATAACTCTTAGAATGTGtcgagttatgtcccttgactATCTGAGAAATAATGAAGAGCATTagaaccattcggaactcctcggccattttccatcgaaaacaacctcggatgtatgtcggtacatcagtagagGTAGATCGtaaaaattaataatagtaaaaatgaATCGTTGTGTTTAGCGTGTATTTTGAATCATTAAGTCTTTTTAATTGATTGTCAGTGTAGCGTATTATTGTAAAGACACTTAAGATTCCCAacagtaaagtcattaagtatAACTGCTGAATTGAAAAtgctacgcgatctacttgcaaaTTACTTTAATGTGAAGAATTCTGTCATTGTAAtcatccatatacatccgagattgtttttgatggtaaatggccgaggagttccgaatgcgttGGAATTTAATTATTAcgcattattatgttatttacagTGTCATTTTATGTACGTGCACGACATATTCATCTAGTCAAACCGCACAGCTAGAAATTTTGCCCAAATTATCGTGAGTTAATAGAGAGTACTTTTAATAAAGTGTTTCTCAATATTTCTCCATTTGAATAAAGGTCTCATAATATAAGATCTGACACGAATAACGAgtctatatatgtatacaggGGCGTatccaggattcgacgttaggTGGGGCGCTACTACTAAAAAGTAAACATGGAGGATTTCAGTGGGGGTTAGTTCGACACCCTCCCTCCCCGATCTGCAAGTGATATATAATGAAcgagtaaaaacaaatatgttatagttatgcaccagtcatttgtaaccacgccccccccccaggtccggggaatagcggggactttgactttcggtccagccaagcccgggcaaagttTCCGCCCTCCGGGGACAATCTGCTGGTAAatcccccgccaaatgcccccgcacccaagggaccatAGATAAGGCCATTTTcccgctaaatttggcgtgaagacaaaaccaccgcagtcacccggcactgcggggccacctagaaagtaaaaacacggcccccTCCCCggttatccccggtataccctcgaacctgggggaggggggggcgtggttacaattgactggtgcattagcaaGGCTTTGTTGAGAGTGTTGACGGGTAAAAATTTAGCACAATCTAATAATACacatatgtaaaatacaattttgttgtGATTGAATAAACCGGAGACAATGTTTAGCATGCTTAAACTATTTCGATCAGTTTAAATACTGTGATTgtgttattttaacttaaacCGTCTTTGAAACATACCTATGATCCACGGCAACGCACACATGGCAACACAGCTGGTCATGGTCACCACAGACCAGCTTGAGCGCCTCCCCGGGATGCTTCTCGCATCTCTCAAGGACGTCCACCATCCCTGGTGCTGCTGCCCATTTCTTCACGTCCTTCCGGTCGAGTACAGTGTGTCTCTTGTATAAGCCATTATGTTTTGTAACACAATTATCGCAGTAATATTTCGTACACAGATTACAGAAGTGTTGAGCTTCCGTGTTCAGTCCATCTTCTTCACAAGCCGAACAGGCGAAATCATGGATGAAATCACAGCCCCTCTGAATGGAGGATTCAAACTTTGACGCCATAGTCCTGCCACATATAGGGTTAACTATTATAGATGTCCTCTCTCTGGCCTTCACTACCAACCAGGAAGTTAAACAAACAGCTTATCTCTCGCCTACGTAATAGGTCACGTGACTGGTTTTTATTGATTGACTTCTTAAACGCATATTTGTATTGAGTATGTTTAAGTTTCGATATGATTGAGTAACATTTGTTGATAtacataaatactttataaatggCGCAGCAATCAAACAGTTACATCATAGAACTGAACAGCGTCAACGATGTACGACAGTTTAACCTCtagtttatttctattttttagcGAGAATTAATATGCAATTTAAGTTAAGTAGTATTTTTGGTAATAAGCTGTTGCATTTATGAGATACCTCCATTCAAGGTATATCCTACTCACATTTATTAGAATTAAGTATAAGCCTCCCCCCGCGCAATAATGCATATGATACagaaaatgaaagtgttttctACTATTTAGATAAAGCATTATAAAAGGCATTTTTCTGGCCCTCCACTTGTctcttacccccccccccaacccacCATCACACACGGCAAATTCCCCATACAGTATTGTACGAACACAAACATCCTCGACCCCAGTCTTCCATACAATATAGCTCCCATCCCCTTCTCCCCTTCTTTTCCCTTCTCTTCTCTCCCCTCCTCTCATCCCCCCCTTCCTCTCCCCTCCGCTCCCCTCCGCTCCTCTCCTCCCCTCCTCTCCCCTCCCCTCCCATCATCTCCTCTCCTCTcatctcctctcctctcctgtCCTCTCCTCGCCCCTCccctcctctcctctcctctcctcgcCTCTCCCCTCCTCTCCTCTCATCCACTCCCCTACCGTCTTCCCCTGTTTTCTCCTCTCCCCCTCTCCCCTCCTctcctcccctcccctccccttcCCTCCCCTCCTATCCTCTCACTTCCTCTTCTCGCCTCCCACCTCTTGTCTCCTCCCCCCCCTACCCTTTCCCCTTCCCTCATCTCCTCTCCCCTCCTATCCTCCACTCCACCCCCACCCTCCTAACCGGTCCCCTCCTCTCCCCCTCCAGTCTTTACCTCCCCTCCCCTCCTCCCTTCTACTCCCCCCTCCCTTCCTCTCCTCCCCTCCCCTTAAATTCTTCTTCTCCCCTCCCCTCCCTCCTCTCCCCTCCTCTCCTCTACTCTCCCCTCCTCTGATCTCCCTACTCTTTCCACctctcccctcccctcccctcccctcccctcccctcccctcccctcccctcccctcccctcctctcctctcctctcctctcccctcccctcccctcccctcccctcccctcctcCCCGGTCCCCTCCTCTCCCCTCCTCTCCTACCTCCCTCCTCTCCCTTCCTCTCCTTCCCTCCCCTCCCTTCCTCTTCTCCGCTCCCTTCCCCTCTCCTCCCCTCCTCTCGCTCCTCTACCCTCCTATCCTCCCCGCCCCTTCTCTGCTCTCCCCTCCTCTTCTCTCTTCTCATCTTTCCACCTCTCCCTATCTTTCCCCTTCATCTCCCTACCTCTGCCCTCATCTCTTTCCCTCCTCTCCACTCCCCACCTTTCCCCACCTCTCATCTCCTATCCATACCTCTCCCCTCCTCTCCCCTTCTCTCTTCCCCTCCTCTTCCCACCTCTCCTCTCCTgtctctcctctcctctcctgcCTTCCCCACCCCTCCTCATCCCACCTCTGCCcacctctcctctcctctcctctcctctcccctcccctcccctcccctcccctcccctcccctccgctcctctcctctcctctcctctcctctcctctcctctactctcctctcctctcctctcctctactctcctctcctctcctctcctctcctctcctctcctctcctctcctctcctctcctctcctctcctctcctctcctctcctctcatctcctctcctctcctctcctctcctctcctctcctctactctcctctcctctcctctcccctccctcccctcccctcccccctcccctcccctccccttcCCTctcctcccctcccctccccctACCTTCCTCCCCGGTCCCCTCCTCTCCCCTCCTCTCCTACCTCCCTCCTCCCTCTCCCTTCCTCTCCTTCCCTCCTCTCCCTTCCTCTTCTCCGCTCCCTTCCCCTCTCCTCCCCTCTTCTCGCTCCTCTACCCTCCTATCCTCCACGCCCCTTCTCTGCTCTCCCCTCCTCTTCTCTCATCTCCTCTTTCCACCTCTCCCTATCTCTCCCCTTCGTCTCCCTACCTCTTCCCTCCTCTCTTCCCCTCCTCTCCTTACCCCACCTTTCCCCACCTCTCATCTCCTCTCCATAGCTCCCCCCTCCTCTCCCCTTCTCTCTTCCTCTCCTCTTCCCACCTCTCCTCTCCTgtctctcctctcctctcctgcCTTCCCCACCCCTCCTCATCCcacctctcctctcctctcctcgcCTCCCGTCTCCTCGCCACCCCTCCTAACATCTCCCCACCTCTGCCcacctctcctctcctctcctcgcCTCCTGTCTCCTCGCCTCCACTCGCCTCCCGTCTCCTCGCCTCCCCCCTAACATCTCCTGTCCTCTACCCACCTCTCCCCACCCCTCCCCTACTCTCCGAATCCCCTCCTTTGAGTACCAATACATTGTCGGCAAATGgcaattataattgtatatatattgtatgggTAGTTTGGAACGCTCATGTACAAAGATCATAATCTTCTTATCTATGGCTATTTTGAATTTTGCGTGctcaatatattaattattgcaATAAGTTATTTGtctaatttttaataaaaatagtggGATCATTgataataacttaaatataaaggaCGCATAATACTTTGTTCGGAGCGCTTTGATCTGATGTCAAATTGGgtaaaactgcaaaaaaagttttattcgTGTTTAGTATTGCTTACATTTTCTGACATTGGTGGAATTCATAGATGAATacataatcattaaaaaaaacaatcattaatatgttagcatttggtttgaaaatagattgaaaaaaaatcaaaaaaataaaatcaaattatctATTTACAATTTCTTATCAAAAGGCAATACACGCGCAATAATATTTAGAACCAAAATAGCGCTGGGTTTATGGTTATCAGGGTACGCTGCATCCATTAGTAAATTTACTTGTGCattgaataatttaatgtatttattaggGCTGTAACGATTCATCGGTGCATCGTGAAATCGCGATTCGGTACCCGACGATACTGTATCGTATCGCATTGTAAAAATCGTGTGTATCGCGTATCGTTAGATTCGTTACCTCGACTTAAGATTTGTATGCTTAAAACACTTTCTAAACATCTTTGCACGAtcaatttgttaactttcacTTTTTACTGTCGAAACAGCGAAAGCCACTTCGGCCGCATTTTCGCAAACAGCAGGTAGAGCTAGCAAAGAACGTTATATCTACCTTATCTACAccgtgtttgttttttaaactaaaatgaaaaatgaaaataaaattattgaaaaaattgcaatttaattttcttttttaaatttgatttacaaaaggTATTGAAAAAAACTGGAATCTGCGAGCTAGCTATTTGCGAAAATGCGGCTGAAGTGGCTTTCgctgttttgacattttcagtCGTCTGCAAAGTCAAGAATGGCGGAAGGAAATACTACCGGTAATAAAGAGaacaaaagacaaataaataatagtCATTTAGCAACAATAATAGGCTCAACAATtaacttgaacaattttcatttaatatgatcaacaatttgaaaatagcaatcattaacaaataatattcatttaataatataccaaacaatttgcaaaataataaaaacattaaaaatgcagTTTTGGTAAGGATTTACAAAATAGGCAAACATTAAAGTCCTAcataaaaagttatatatatatatcgatataAGCGTATCGTGATATATCGTGAATCGCGTACTCCGTATCGTTATACATATCGTATCGTGAGTTGAGTAACGATACACAGTCCTAGTATTTATTACCAAACGGACATTTACCTAAAAGTGAAGAACCATTATCAACATTATGCTACCGTATTCACTGACTTTGGTATTCTAAGGTAAATACAATATCAAATCATACAATCAACAGAGCAGCATCaccagcaacagcagcagcgacacaaaatatctttatagCAAATTTAATGACAATAACCCGGTAATGGTGAGAAGGGCTGTACAAAAAAGGTAAATGCAATTTTCACGGTTTGGAATAATTCAGAACTAACAAGAACGAGAAGGCATTGTTTTTAAAGGCTTGCAAAATGTTACACGTCTGGTTAATTATCTTCTTACACATACTTTCACAGACTCCATATCGACGCCTACCATGACAGCCGACCGGTCCGGTGGGGCTCGAACCACGCAGCCTCTTGGGTGAGAGTaggtcacttataccgctagaccactgtcatCCTGGTGGGTCTCTGACCACGAATCTCTTTGGTGATAGGTTTAAAATAAGCGTTTCCCCTGAAAAcctaattttaataaaatgtaattggaTTCAGCAGTTTGAACAAGGAATATGCAAAACAATctcaatgaaatgaaaatgtatttttgaagtattgGATATAAACACATGTTTCTGATGATGGCGGAACACTTCCTGAAACCACATACCTTATATATACTGAACGGAAGATATACATTCCCTAGTTATTTAGAAGATAGAAGGAAGTTTGgaataaacaattcaaaaggAAAATGATACTGACATAAACCaactgatatttttcacacCCGACACTTGATAGGATATTGTATCATACTTGAAACAGGAGTATACTGTCGACCAATTTATAATGCAACCGATACTTGTACCATGGTTAAGAGTGTTTTCTCTGGTTTTGTCTATCAACTTACGTACTAGATACATACGCAAGGTTATATCCGAATCCAACATATAAAGTATATTCTGAGTCCATTTCTAAAATCTGACATTGTTATAAGAAAAGTGTTGCAGGGTTTGCTTACATCGTTCATTCTTGTGCGTACCGAATACTAAATACTGTAAAATCATGTCATCTATCAATACTGAGTACGATATGTCATTGGTATATTTCAGCATTACATTAAACTGTgattcaaaaacaacatttgaatatttcaaaaacacactAAAACCAAACAgatatgtaataaaaaaaatggtttatactgaatgtaatgGTCTTGTTATAACAAtactaaatattgaaattattgagacattattaataaaaacatatcaaatattcaaaGAACAACATCGTAACGAGCCACCGTATTTAAACGGTGAGTACCAGACCCAAAAACCCCCGTTTTTTGTCGACCTTGAGCCAATTCTGGCCCATTCTTGAGAATGTTTAAACCACTTTTCCCTAGTAACTTATATGGGAAAGTAGATTGGCGTGTCATATTCAGCATTAATAGTTGATGCTTCGCCTACTTTACGAATGATTACCAGGCGTAGGAATTTCCTACATTTATACAGGCCTACTTTTAAAGTGCTTTGAATAAGTAAATGAAACTTCCCAGACTGGTGACCTATATGGCATGGTAGGCGGGCGTATCCACTAGTGAGAAAAAGACTCTGCCGGAAAACGAATCGCTTTGCATAGTTTGACAGACTATGGGCGTGATGTAAACCATTAATGAGTTAACCAAAAGTGGTGACCTATATGTATGGGAGATGGACGTGTCGCTCAAGGTGGTATTCTGAACTATTTTAACTCTAGAAAAGCGAGAAATAATTTCCATATCGTGACTATAcgggaaaaaaaaacaattttgtttatgcacatcaacacattttataatgGGTGGATCTCAAAATTTGCCAAAATTGAtagttaaaacattttcatacttttagCCGTGTTGGTGTATTTTGTTTGCATATCTAATTACAGTTGAAGGATAAATACATAGTAGAGCGCAAATCTTTAGTTTTGCGGCTTGTACAATCGATTCAAGTGCAAAATGGATTGATGAACAGTACTTTAGTGTCTCACCCAACGAGAAAGGGTGGTATGgataaatatttcttgttaaagTATGTCTGAAGttcttttcaaagaaacaatAGTATAATTAGAAATGCTACAAACGGTCCTGCTAAAAGCTTTCACGAGCTCTTAAGAACTACTAATAGCTACTGAGAGCTTCTAAAAAGTACTAAGCTTTTCTAAAAACACCATACAAAGTAACAATGTAAGGAAATTAATCATAATAAGTACACTTCAGATAGGATGTTTATTTTCAAGTGGTTCCATGTAATTGCATAtttatagaatttttttttaagatatctCCGTTCATACGGGTCTTGATAAAGACATAATCCTTTAGATATT
The sequence above is drawn from the Mya arenaria isolate MELC-2E11 chromosome 14, ASM2691426v1 genome and encodes:
- the LOC128216247 gene encoding cilia- and flagella-associated protein 251-like, yielding MRREKRRGEQRRGGEDRRVEEREEGRRGEGSGEEEGRGGKERKGEEGGEGRGGEEGRGGEEKTGEDGRGVDERRGGERRGEERRGGEGRGEDRRGEEMRGEEMMGGEGRGGEERSGGERRGEEGGDERRGEKRREKKGRRGWELYCMEDWGRGCLCSYNTVWGICRV